From Onychostoma macrolepis isolate SWU-2019 chromosome 05, ASM1243209v1, whole genome shotgun sequence, one genomic window encodes:
- the ppm1f gene encoding protein phosphatase 1F, whose product MSCTGQGDAGKFLERFLEEFPNPLGTEDPLPVSPLSRKVTMQEVKGESLDLGLRLLSARNAPSWLGAEMCSAAVTELLKDDLSPHYCPKDPEQKPEDEQEVVLLQSEPLQRLFINKLREVCLAWQKQLPSPGLSSSRTHSCSVHAIRNTRRKMEDRHIILKEFNQLLGLQDGVDREYYAVFDGHGGVDAATYAATHLHIILSQQEVLKSDAATAFKSTFTQTDDMFKIKAKRERLRSGSTGVAVLLTSDRLTVSWLGDSQAVLVRQGEPVTLMDPHKPEREDEKKRIEDLGGCIAFMGCWRVNGTYAVSRAIGDFDQKPYVSNEADCYSIQLNGHEDYILLACDGLFDVVRPGDVPGLVLEALRETGGSGDDVAQNLVAHAKAAGSSDNITVLLVFLKDPQQLLTYETSSRTEPGGATAAATGI is encoded by the exons ATGAGTTGCACGGGGCAAGGCGACGCTGGGAAGTTTCTCGAGAGGTTTCTGGAGGAGTTTCCAAACCCGCTTGGCACAGAGGACCCGCTTCCCGTCAGTCCACTTAGCCGCAAAGTCACTATGCAGGAGGTGAAGGGAGAGAGTCTGGATCTGGGCTTGCGACTGCTCTCAGCCAG aaatgcCCCGTCCTGGCTGGGTGCAGAGATGTGCAGTGCTGCTGTCACTGAATTGCTTAAAGATGACCTTTCACCTCACTACTGCCCCAAAGATCCTGAACAGAAACCAGAGGATGAACAGGAAGTTGTTT TGTTGCAGTCTGAGCCATTGCAGCGCCTCTTTATTAATAAATTGAGAGAGGTGTGTTTGGCCTGGCAGAAACAGCTGCCCAGTCCCGGGTTGTCCTCATCACGGACACACAGCTGCTCCGTTCACGCCATTCGAAACACTCGCAGGAAGATGGAGGACCGTCACATTATCCTGAAAGAGTTTAACCAGCTTCTGGGACTGCAG GATGGTGTGGATCGAGAGTATTATGCTGTGTTTGATGGACATGGAGGGGTGGACGCTGCCACATACGCTGCTACTCACCTGCATATCATACTGAGCCAGCAGGAGGTGCTAAAAAGCGATGCAGCCACAGCCTTCAAAAGCACCTTCACACAAACAGATGACATGTTCAAAATCAAAGCCAAGAGAGAG CGTCTGCGCAGCGGCAGCACTGGTGTGGCGGTGTTACTGACCTCTGATCGCCTGACCGTCTCCTGGCTGGGCGACTCTCAAGCTGTGCTGGTTCGACAGGGAGAACCAGTGACCCTAATGGACCCACACAAACCTGAGAGAGAG GATGAGAAGAAAAGAATCGAGGATCTGGGTGGATGCATCGCTTTCATGGGTTGTTGGCGGGTAAACGGGACCTACGCTGTTTCCAGAGCAATAG GTGATTTTGATCAGAAGCCATACGTCTCTAATGAAGCTGATTGCTACTCGATCCAGCTGAACGGGCATGAAGATTACATTCTGCTTGCTTGTGACGGCTTATTTGACGTGGTTCGGCCTGGGGATGTCCCAGGGCTGGTCCTGGAGGCTCTGAGGGAGACCGGAGGCTCGGGGGACGATGTGGCCCAGAATCTGGTGGCCCATGCTAAAGCTGCTGGATCCAGTGATAACATCACAGTTCTCTTGGTGTTCCTCAAGGATCCGCAGCAGCTTCTGACCTACGAGACGAGTTCCAGAACAGAGCCTGGAGGAGCTACGGCTGCAGCCACAGGGATCTAA